One Peribacillus simplex NBRC 15720 = DSM 1321 genomic region harbors:
- a CDS encoding TIGR01777 family oxidoreductase produces the protein MKIAIAGGSGFVGTALIDELSKENHDIYILTRHPEKFEKQTNLTYIGWLTKEAKPEKHLAGLDVFINLAGESLNSGRWTPERKRRIVESRVEASKEMNRIISILPDKVSVIINASAIGYYGISDVETFTETSESIGDDFLARTVQLWEKEAAKSRSYSKRLILTRFGVILGEKDGALPMMVLPYKLLGGGKMGKGNQWLSWIHIHDVVRAIIFCMNDQRIEGPVNFTAPNPVQMDTFGKTIGAVLHRPHWLPVPPFFLKKLLGEMSILVLEGQNVLPTKLKEEGYTFSFPTLKEALQNILKEDSHV, from the coding sequence GTGAAAATAGCCATTGCTGGTGGAAGCGGTTTTGTCGGCACAGCCCTTATTGATGAATTATCAAAAGAAAATCATGATATATATATTTTGACCCGTCATCCCGAAAAATTTGAAAAACAGACTAATTTGACATATATCGGCTGGTTAACCAAGGAGGCAAAGCCAGAAAAGCACTTGGCGGGGCTCGATGTATTCATTAACCTTGCTGGTGAATCTCTGAACAGCGGGCGTTGGACACCTGAACGAAAACGCCGGATTGTCGAAAGCAGGGTCGAAGCTTCCAAAGAGATGAACCGGATCATTTCCATTCTGCCCGATAAAGTGTCCGTCATCATCAATGCAAGTGCAATCGGATATTATGGTATTTCGGACGTTGAGACCTTTACCGAAACCTCTGAATCCATTGGTGATGATTTCTTGGCCCGTACTGTTCAACTATGGGAAAAGGAAGCAGCTAAATCACGTTCTTACAGTAAAAGGTTGATCCTAACAAGATTCGGAGTGATTCTCGGAGAAAAAGATGGCGCACTGCCAATGATGGTCCTCCCCTATAAACTTCTTGGCGGAGGAAAGATGGGCAAAGGGAATCAGTGGCTTTCCTGGATTCATATCCATGACGTGGTCCGTGCAATCATCTTTTGCATGAACGATCAGCGGATAGAAGGTCCAGTCAATTTTACGGCACCGAACCCCGTTCAAATGGATACATTCGGGAAAACGATAGGAGCTGTCCTGCACCGGCCCCATTGGTTACCCGTACCTCCCTTCTTCCTCAAGAAACTTCTGGGGGAAATGAGCATACTGGTACTTGAAGGACAAAATGTCCTTCCCACTAAACTTAAAGAGGAAGGATACACCTTCTCCTTTCCAACCCTTAAAGAAGCCTTACAAAATATCTTAAAAGAAGATTCTCACGTATGA
- a CDS encoding YfhE family protein produces the protein MLKKHDKEKSNLTSTQAILYAREFKKADRAGGYTEKKSRR, from the coding sequence TTGCTCAAAAAACACGATAAAGAGAAAAGTAACTTAACTAGTACACAAGCGATTCTTTATGCTCGCGAATTTAAAAAAGCAGATCGAGCCGGTGGATATACCGAAAAGAAATCCCGTCGTTAA
- a CDS encoding YfhD family protein, whose product MGRNNIHHNRDNNKQKLPQVPQNLKSDGLDVEYSSELADQKDIEAQARANAADRRAHNRRL is encoded by the coding sequence ATGGGACGCAATAACATACACCATAATCGAGATAATAACAAACAGAAACTTCCTCAGGTTCCTCAAAACCTGAAAAGTGACGGACTTGACGTTGAATATTCTTCAGAACTGGCTGACCAGAAAGACATCGAGGCACAAGCCCGGGCAAATGCGGCTGACCGCCGTGCTCATAATCGCCGCTTATAA
- a CDS encoding fatty acid--CoA ligase yields the protein MSVTIKNIFDQTVQKFPIKEAIYDVRRNIRYTYIQWNEQVNRLAAALQAEGVRKGDRVSTYLYNNEELATAFFACAKIGAIFNPINFRLMPEELAFILNEAAPKVVLFEHELETNVAAVEKRFPETAFWYIDDDVPGYAKGYRQKMASISSKPDEVDVHEDDIYAIMYTSGTTGRPKGVIHLHKDMVKHAEILIEAMKYERSDIGLITAPMFHCAELHCSFLPRVQVGAANVILHQFNPKKVMELIESEGITKFFAAPTMWNMLIQENLEEYKFQSLKLGLYGAAPMAPSLVRACKEKLGIQFIQAYGMTEMGPAITLLLEEDQIRKAGSAGKACSDHEIIIARPNDEGPSDPEDMLEPGETGEILVKGPCIMQGYFQKDKETEKALYKGWYHSGDIGFLDEDGYLWVKDRVDDMIISGGENIYPREVEDTLYEHQGVLDCAVLGQPDDQWGEIVTAFIVAKDPSLAETDLETWCKNSNTLANYKRPRRYIFCNELPRNASGKIQKFLLRKQLEENVDGKSLGNLL from the coding sequence ATGTCAGTAACGATTAAAAATATCTTTGATCAGACGGTTCAGAAATTCCCCATTAAAGAGGCTATCTACGACGTGAGAAGAAATATCCGCTATACTTACATTCAATGGAATGAACAGGTGAATAGGTTGGCGGCGGCCCTTCAGGCGGAAGGGGTGCGAAAAGGGGACAGGGTCTCTACGTACCTTTACAATAATGAAGAGCTTGCAACAGCATTCTTTGCCTGTGCAAAAATCGGTGCAATCTTTAATCCAATCAACTTCCGTTTAATGCCGGAAGAGTTGGCCTTCATCTTGAACGAAGCTGCTCCAAAGGTCGTTTTATTCGAACACGAATTGGAAACGAACGTTGCCGCGGTTGAAAAGCGATTTCCGGAAACGGCCTTCTGGTATATTGATGATGATGTGCCTGGGTATGCCAAAGGTTACCGTCAGAAAATGGCCAGTATCTCATCAAAGCCAGATGAAGTGGACGTTCACGAAGATGATATCTATGCAATCATGTATACGAGCGGGACAACCGGACGTCCTAAAGGGGTCATTCACCTTCATAAAGACATGGTCAAACACGCCGAGATTTTAATAGAGGCCATGAAGTACGAACGCTCTGATATCGGCTTGATTACTGCACCGATGTTTCATTGTGCTGAATTGCACTGTTCCTTTTTACCTCGCGTACAGGTCGGTGCCGCAAATGTCATATTACATCAATTTAATCCCAAAAAGGTCATGGAACTGATTGAATCCGAGGGGATCACCAAGTTTTTTGCTGCACCTACGATGTGGAACATGCTCATCCAGGAAAACTTGGAAGAGTATAAATTCCAGAGTTTGAAGCTAGGGCTTTATGGTGCAGCCCCGATGGCTCCATCACTTGTTCGTGCCTGTAAGGAAAAACTCGGCATCCAGTTCATCCAAGCTTATGGAATGACTGAAATGGGTCCCGCCATCACTCTTTTATTGGAGGAAGATCAAATAAGGAAAGCAGGTTCTGCCGGCAAAGCATGTTCCGATCATGAAATCATCATTGCCCGTCCGAATGACGAAGGGCCATCGGATCCCGAGGATATGCTGGAACCTGGAGAAACAGGGGAAATCCTTGTGAAGGGTCCGTGTATCATGCAGGGTTACTTTCAAAAAGATAAAGAGACCGAAAAGGCGCTCTACAAAGGCTGGTACCATTCCGGTGACATCGGTTTCCTAGATGAAGATGGATATCTGTGGGTCAAGGACCGGGTGGACGACATGATTATTTCTGGAGGGGAAAATATTTATCCACGTGAAGTGGAAGATACACTATATGAGCATCAAGGAGTTCTCGACTGTGCAGTTCTTGGTCAGCCAGATGATCAATGGGGGGAAATAGTGACGGCCTTCATCGTAGCCAAAGACCCTTCGCTAGCGGAAACCGATTTAGAAACTTGGTGTAAGAACAGTAATACACTGGCGAACTATAAACGTCCAAGAAGATATATCTTCTGTAATGAGCTGCCTCGCAATGCAAGTGGGAAGATACAAAAATTCTTGCTTCGTAAACAATTGGAAGAAAATGTTGATGGCAAAAGTTTAGGGAACCTTCTTTAA
- a CDS encoding thiolase family protein yields the protein MREVVIVEGIRTPVGRRNGVLKDVRPDDLAGEVLKKLIEKAGIDPAIVDDVILGCVSQLGEQAGDIARVAALIAGFPIEVPGTTIDRQCGSSQQAVHFASQAILSGDMDVVVAGGVENMSRVPMGSNYQGAVTSQKYMDLHEVINQGLSAERIADKWGITREDCDQFSVESHAKAIRAQKEGHFNREMISVTGTDKEGNQIEVTEDQGPRGGTTLEVLAGLKPVFQKGGLIHAGNSSQISDGAAALLLMERRKAEELGLKPRFKVHTRVVVGSDPTLMLTGPIPATQKALEKAGLTIDDIDIFEVNEAFAPVPLAWLKETGADPKKLNPNGGAIALGHPLGGSGARLMVSMIHELERTGGRYGLQTMCEGHGMANATIIERLD from the coding sequence ATGCGGGAAGTGGTTATTGTTGAAGGGATTCGCACGCCGGTAGGCAGAAGGAACGGTGTCTTGAAAGACGTTCGCCCTGATGATCTGGCAGGGGAAGTATTGAAGAAGCTGATTGAAAAGGCGGGTATCGATCCGGCTATTGTCGATGATGTCATTTTAGGTTGTGTTTCACAGTTGGGCGAACAGGCCGGTGATATAGCAAGGGTTGCTGCACTGATTGCCGGATTTCCGATTGAAGTGCCGGGAACGACGATTGACCGTCAATGCGGATCTAGTCAGCAGGCAGTCCATTTCGCTTCCCAGGCCATCTTGTCGGGTGATATGGATGTGGTAGTGGCCGGTGGAGTGGAAAACATGTCACGAGTTCCCATGGGGTCCAATTATCAAGGTGCTGTAACAAGCCAAAAGTATATGGACTTGCATGAGGTGATCAACCAAGGTTTATCAGCTGAGAGAATCGCGGATAAGTGGGGAATAACACGTGAAGATTGTGATCAGTTTTCCGTTGAGAGTCATGCCAAGGCAATACGTGCTCAAAAAGAAGGGCATTTTAACCGTGAAATGATATCAGTAACGGGTACTGATAAAGAAGGAAATCAAATCGAAGTTACGGAAGATCAAGGACCAAGGGGTGGAACTACGCTTGAAGTACTTGCTGGATTGAAACCGGTTTTTCAAAAAGGCGGTTTAATCCATGCAGGGAACTCAAGTCAGATCAGTGACGGTGCTGCCGCTTTATTATTGATGGAACGCAGGAAAGCCGAAGAACTTGGATTGAAACCGCGCTTTAAAGTGCATACACGGGTTGTTGTCGGGTCAGATCCCACCCTGATGCTTACGGGACCGATTCCCGCCACCCAAAAAGCTTTGGAAAAAGCAGGTCTTACAATTGATGATATCGATATCTTTGAAGTGAATGAGGCTTTCGCTCCTGTACCGCTTGCCTGGCTAAAAGAAACGGGGGCAGACCCCAAGAAGCTGAATCCAAATGGCGGGGCGATTGCCTTGGGTCATCCTCTTGGCGGCAGCGGGGCCCGATTGATGGTGTCGATGATCCATGAGTTAGAAAGGACGGGCGGCCGTTATGGGCTGCAAACAATGTGTGAAGGCCACGGCATGGCGAATGCCACCATCATTGAAAGATTGGACTGA
- a CDS encoding acyl-CoA dehydrogenase family protein — MKHPYLSEDHEIFRKSFRKFLEKEAVPHYERWEEERIIPRSFWVKMGEQGFLCPDLEEDYGGSGVDWGFAVIINEELERVGSGFIGFGLHSDITVPYICAYGNESQKQRWLPKCTTGEIITAIAMTEPGTGSDLANIKTTAILDGDHYILKGQKTFITNGIHSDLVIVACKTDPSAVPKHKGVSLVVVERDTPGFSRGRKLKKLGLHSQDTAELIFEDCRVPKENLLGEEGKGFTYLMEKLQQERLVVAICAQTASEDMLADTIEYVKSREAFGKSVSQFQNTQFKIAEMATEIKMGRAFLDQLIAKHMAGEQVVTEVSMAKWRLTETARKISIECMQLHGGYGYMEEYKIARRYRDVPVASIYAGTNEIMKKIIAKNLGL, encoded by the coding sequence ATGAAGCATCCATACTTAAGTGAAGATCATGAAATTTTCCGTAAGTCATTCCGAAAGTTCTTAGAGAAAGAAGCAGTTCCCCACTATGAACGATGGGAAGAAGAGAGGATAATTCCCAGGTCATTTTGGGTGAAAATGGGGGAACAGGGTTTTTTATGTCCAGACCTTGAAGAAGATTATGGGGGTTCCGGGGTAGATTGGGGCTTTGCGGTCATAATTAATGAGGAGTTGGAAAGAGTCGGTTCTGGTTTCATTGGTTTCGGACTTCACAGTGACATCACCGTTCCGTATATTTGCGCATACGGAAATGAGTCGCAGAAACAGCGCTGGCTTCCTAAATGCACGACAGGGGAAATCATTACTGCAATTGCCATGACAGAGCCTGGCACAGGTTCTGATTTGGCCAATATTAAAACGACTGCTATTTTGGATGGAGATCATTACATATTAAAAGGCCAAAAGACTTTCATCACAAATGGCATTCATTCGGACTTGGTCATCGTTGCCTGTAAAACGGATCCAAGTGCCGTTCCGAAACATAAAGGTGTAAGCTTAGTCGTGGTCGAAAGGGATACACCCGGGTTTTCCAGGGGGCGAAAACTGAAGAAACTTGGCCTGCACAGTCAGGATACAGCAGAACTCATCTTCGAGGATTGCCGTGTTCCAAAGGAAAACTTGCTTGGTGAAGAAGGCAAGGGGTTTACTTACTTAATGGAAAAACTGCAGCAGGAACGCCTTGTGGTGGCAATTTGTGCTCAAACCGCATCTGAGGATATGCTGGCCGATACGATTGAGTACGTGAAGAGCAGGGAAGCGTTCGGAAAATCCGTAAGTCAGTTTCAAAATACTCAATTCAAAATCGCGGAAATGGCAACGGAAATAAAAATGGGGCGTGCCTTCCTAGATCAATTGATCGCCAAACATATGGCTGGTGAACAAGTTGTAACGGAAGTGTCGATGGCAAAATGGCGTTTGACGGAGACTGCCAGAAAAATATCCATTGAATGCATGCAGCTCCATGGCGGCTATGGGTATATGGAGGAATACAAGATTGCCAGAAGGTATCGGGATGTTCCGGTAGCAAGCATCTATGCCGGGACAAATGAAATCATGAAGAAAATCATCGCTAAGAATCTGGGCCTATAA
- a CDS encoding 3-hydroxyacyl-CoA dehydrogenase, whose amino-acid sequence MEIQETIAVVTGGASGLGAATVRNIIKKGGKAVIFDLSEENGAKMAQELGDSVLFIKADVTSEESVEVALDEGIKKFGSINTVINCAGIAIAEKVIGRKGIHELKAFSNVVQINLVGTFNVIRLAAKKMVENEPNQEGERGVIINTASVAAFEGQIGQAAYSASKGGIVGMTLPIARELATKGIRVVSIAPGLFHTPMFDSLPEEARTSLGKTVPFPSRLGYPEEYAKLTESIITNPMLNGETIRLDGAIRMSPR is encoded by the coding sequence TTGGAAATTCAAGAAACCATTGCAGTAGTGACAGGCGGGGCTTCAGGTCTGGGAGCCGCGACAGTAAGAAACATCATTAAAAAAGGTGGAAAAGCGGTCATATTTGACCTCTCGGAAGAAAATGGCGCTAAAATGGCTCAGGAATTGGGAGATTCAGTCCTGTTTATTAAAGCGGATGTAACTAGTGAAGAAAGCGTAGAGGTAGCATTGGATGAAGGAATAAAAAAATTCGGAAGCATCAATACGGTCATCAATTGTGCAGGCATTGCGATTGCCGAGAAGGTCATAGGCAGAAAAGGTATACATGAATTGAAAGCGTTCTCAAATGTCGTGCAAATCAATTTGGTCGGTACGTTTAACGTTATCCGGCTTGCGGCGAAAAAAATGGTCGAAAATGAACCGAACCAAGAGGGGGAGCGTGGGGTCATTATCAATACAGCTTCGGTAGCTGCCTTTGAAGGACAAATCGGACAAGCTGCATATAGTGCCTCTAAGGGAGGGATTGTTGGTATGACTCTGCCGATCGCTAGGGAGCTTGCCACCAAAGGGATACGTGTCGTATCGATTGCACCCGGTCTATTCCACACTCCGATGTTCGATTCATTACCTGAAGAAGCGAGGACGTCATTAGGTAAAACCGTGCCATTCCCATCAAGGCTCGGGTATCCCGAAGAGTACGCTAAACTAACGGAAAGCATCATAACGAATCCGATGTTGAATGGGGAAACCATCAGACTTGATGGGGCCATTAGAATGTCACCCAGGTAA
- a CDS encoding MerR family transcriptional regulator, with product MYTISELAKEFGLTTRTLRYYEELGMLRPKRTETGKRVYGKKEYAQLKIIMRGKKYGFSLVEIKDIVLLFDKDRTGIKQLEKTIETAGQKLNEINERIKELDGLKQDFEQVIKGFTETLHDLKVNDKTGKR from the coding sequence ATGTACACCATTTCTGAGTTAGCAAAAGAATTCGGATTGACGACAAGGACCCTCCGATATTATGAGGAACTGGGTATGCTTAGGCCAAAGCGTACCGAAACGGGAAAAAGAGTTTATGGAAAGAAAGAATATGCACAGCTCAAAATCATAATGCGCGGTAAGAAGTATGGTTTTTCGTTAGTGGAAATAAAGGATATAGTCCTTTTATTCGATAAGGATAGGACAGGCATAAAGCAATTGGAAAAAACGATTGAAACTGCAGGACAGAAGTTAAACGAAATAAATGAACGCATTAAAGAGCTGGATGGGTTGAAGCAGGATTTTGAACAGGTAATAAAAGGCTTTACCGAAACCCTTCATGACTTGAAAGTGAACGATAAAACAGGCAAGCGGTGA
- a CDS encoding universal stress protein, with protein MLCSKILVAYDESELALKSLEKAIELAKLDPAIEIQVLHAVTLPIKPNIYGNAFQEIEESMLKYGNEVIKKAEGLLSEIPNSSQTFVVEGSAITTLLEHAKSQNCDLIIMGSRGLSGFKEFLGSVSHYIVQHSPVPVLLVK; from the coding sequence ATGCTATGTTCAAAAATATTAGTTGCTTATGATGAATCTGAATTGGCACTTAAATCTTTAGAAAAAGCGATTGAATTAGCAAAGCTAGATCCCGCTATCGAAATCCAGGTGCTTCACGCTGTAACGCTGCCAATCAAACCAAATATATATGGCAATGCCTTTCAGGAAATTGAAGAATCCATGCTCAAGTATGGCAACGAAGTGATTAAAAAAGCGGAAGGGCTTTTATCCGAAATCCCGAATTCATCCCAGACATTTGTCGTAGAGGGTTCAGCCATCACGACTTTATTGGAACATGCAAAATCCCAGAATTGTGACCTTATCATCATGGGCAGTCGCGGTTTGAGTGGTTTCAAGGAATTCCTGGGCAGCGTAAGCCACTATATCGTTCAACATTCCCCAGTGCCCGTCTTATTGGTCAAATAA
- the cidR gene encoding cidABC operon transcriptional activator CidR, which yields MDIKHLQYFIEVTNFNSFTRAADHLFITQPTISKMIKNLETELGVELFDRSRKQLILTDAGRVVLEQAKLIDKAFHNLETEMDNLLGLKKGHIRIGLPPIIDASFFPRILSRFHEDYPNITFQLVEDGSKKIEESVQNDLIDIGVIVLPTNTALFHHFAFLEEDINLIVHPSHPHAYGEEIDLADLENESFILFNKDYVLRDLIISSCNEAGFSPHIVTESSRWDFIEEMVYCKLGVALLPESLCRHDERVKTIKVKNPSISWNLGFIWSKDHYLSYAAKEWLKYTKEALSHKY from the coding sequence ATGGATATTAAACATTTGCAATACTTTATAGAGGTAACCAATTTCAATAGCTTCACTCGGGCTGCCGACCATTTATTCATTACTCAGCCGACCATCAGCAAGATGATTAAAAACCTGGAAACCGAGCTAGGTGTTGAGCTTTTTGATCGTTCACGTAAGCAACTGATCTTGACCGATGCAGGCAGGGTTGTCTTAGAGCAGGCAAAATTGATTGATAAGGCCTTTCACAATTTAGAAACGGAAATGGACAATTTATTAGGTTTAAAAAAGGGACATATACGCATCGGCCTGCCACCGATCATCGACGCTTCTTTCTTCCCCCGAATTCTTAGCCGTTTTCACGAGGACTATCCCAATATTACCTTTCAATTAGTAGAGGATGGTTCAAAGAAAATAGAAGAATCCGTCCAAAATGACTTAATTGATATAGGCGTAATAGTCCTGCCAACCAACACCGCACTTTTTCATCATTTTGCTTTTTTGGAAGAAGATATCAACTTGATTGTTCACCCCTCCCATCCGCATGCTTATGGGGAAGAAATCGATTTGGCCGACCTGGAAAACGAATCTTTCATCTTATTCAATAAAGATTACGTCCTTCGAGATCTCATCATTTCGTCCTGTAATGAAGCTGGTTTTTCTCCACATATCGTCACGGAAAGCTCACGCTGGGATTTTATTGAGGAAATGGTTTACTGTAAACTTGGCGTTGCTCTATTACCTGAAAGTTTATGCCGTCATGATGAGCGCGTAAAGACAATCAAGGTTAAAAATCCCTCCATTAGTTGGAATTTAGGATTTATTTGGAGTAAGGACCACTATCTTTCATACGCTGCAAAAGAATGGCTGAAATATACGAAGGAAGCATTGTCTCATAAGTATTGA
- a CDS encoding amino acid ABC transporter ATP-binding protein: MIKVENLKKSFGENDVLKNINAIVSPREVVVVIGPSGSGKSTFLRCINQLETITGGHIFIEGLDTTDKKVNINKVRTEVGMVFQHFNLFPHKTVLENIMLAPIKVRKLSKEQASERGMELLKKVGLSEKANAYPDSLSGGQKQRVAIARALAMEPKIMLFDEPTSALDPEMVGEVLEVMKQLAKEGMTMVVVTHEMGFAKEVGDRVIFMDEGYIIEENIPSEIFNNPQQERTKAFLSKVL, translated from the coding sequence ATGATCAAGGTGGAGAATCTAAAGAAGTCATTTGGCGAAAATGATGTATTGAAAAATATCAATGCAATCGTTTCCCCTCGGGAAGTAGTCGTGGTAATTGGTCCTTCTGGGTCGGGTAAATCCACTTTCCTCAGGTGTATCAATCAACTTGAAACGATAACGGGAGGCCATATTTTCATTGAAGGGCTTGATACGACAGACAAGAAGGTCAATATCAATAAAGTCCGGACGGAAGTTGGCATGGTATTTCAGCATTTTAACTTATTTCCACATAAGACTGTTCTTGAGAATATAATGCTTGCGCCTATAAAGGTCCGCAAGTTATCCAAAGAACAGGCTTCCGAAAGAGGGATGGAACTGCTTAAGAAAGTGGGACTTAGCGAGAAAGCGAACGCATATCCAGATTCATTATCGGGGGGACAAAAGCAACGCGTCGCAATTGCAAGGGCGTTAGCGATGGAACCCAAAATCATGCTATTCGACGAGCCAACTTCCGCACTAGATCCAGAAATGGTCGGTGAAGTCCTTGAGGTCATGAAGCAACTGGCTAAGGAAGGCATGACCATGGTAGTTGTGACCCATGAGATGGGGTTCGCAAAAGAAGTTGGAGATCGCGTGATTTTCATGGACGAAGGTTATATTATTGAAGAAAATATTCCTAGTGAGATTTTTAATAATCCCCAGCAGGAAAGAACTAAAGCCTTTTTGAGTAAAGTACTTTAA
- a CDS encoding amino acid ABC transporter permease, protein MSFRWDIIFEYAPFLLKGTLLTIGLSASSILIGTFLGLLIGLGKIMRNKVLAFPFYCYVTVFRGTPLLVQIFLIHFGIVPFFTGETNAVTAGVIALSLNAAAYIAEIFRAGIQSIDKGQMEGARSLGMTHIQTMIHVVLPQAFKRMIPPLGNEFIVLLKDSSLLCVIAAPELMYWGKAMGSQYFKVWEPYLACAFIYLFLTLILSFVLNRLERRLKTE, encoded by the coding sequence ATGAGTTTTCGCTGGGATATTATTTTTGAATATGCTCCTTTCTTATTAAAAGGAACATTGCTTACTATAGGGCTGTCGGCTTCCTCCATCCTCATCGGAACCTTTTTGGGGCTATTGATCGGTTTAGGGAAAATCATGAGAAACAAAGTGCTTGCCTTTCCATTTTACTGTTATGTCACGGTTTTTCGCGGAACACCGCTTTTAGTTCAAATCTTTTTAATCCATTTTGGAATTGTGCCCTTTTTTACCGGGGAAACGAATGCAGTAACTGCCGGTGTCATTGCTTTATCTTTAAATGCAGCCGCATATATTGCCGAAATTTTCAGGGCGGGCATTCAATCCATCGATAAAGGGCAAATGGAAGGGGCGCGTTCATTGGGAATGACCCATATCCAAACAATGATACATGTTGTATTGCCTCAAGCTTTCAAACGAATGATTCCTCCGTTAGGAAATGAATTCATCGTATTATTGAAGGATTCATCCCTGCTTTGTGTCATTGCTGCCCCGGAATTGATGTATTGGGGAAAAGCGATGGGGAGTCAGTACTTTAAAGTGTGGGAGCCATACTTGGCGTGTGCCTTCATCTATCTATTCCTGACCCTCATTTTAAGTTTCGTATTAAATAGACTCGAAAGAAGGTTGAAAACAGAATGA
- a CDS encoding basic amino acid ABC transporter substrate-binding protein, whose amino-acid sequence MKKVSFLVFAMVASLLLVVTGCGKDKEVSTTGKEEEESNGKTLRIVTDANYAPFEYLEGDKIVGFDVDFINAVAKEAGYEVKLESVGWDPIFVEIEGKRADVAISAITVNDERKQSYDFSVPYFLSTNKILVPENSDIKSGDELKGNVIAVQTGTTGQEAVEKLLGKNHKDIKKFENNNLAIQELLKGGASAVVADNTVVEEYVKNNPDQKLKVVEDSKSFNEEFYGLMFPKGSELKSEFDKAVNAIYENGKYAEIYKEWFGTDPDIETLKAQQ is encoded by the coding sequence TTGAAAAAGGTTTCTTTTTTAGTGTTTGCCATGGTAGCTTCTTTGTTACTAGTCGTGACAGGATGCGGGAAGGATAAGGAAGTTTCGACAACTGGTAAAGAAGAAGAAGAGTCCAATGGGAAAACACTCAGAATCGTGACGGACGCCAACTATGCTCCATTTGAATATCTTGAAGGCGATAAGATTGTAGGATTCGATGTTGATTTCATCAATGCTGTTGCAAAAGAAGCGGGATATGAAGTTAAATTGGAAAGTGTTGGTTGGGATCCGATTTTTGTTGAAATCGAAGGTAAGAGAGCGGATGTCGCCATATCTGCGATTACAGTGAATGACGAAAGAAAACAATCTTATGACTTCTCGGTTCCGTATTTCTTATCCACAAACAAGATTCTCGTTCCTGAGAATAGCGATATAAAATCAGGAGATGAATTGAAAGGAAACGTCATTGCCGTTCAGACTGGTACCACAGGACAGGAAGCGGTAGAGAAACTCCTTGGAAAGAATCACAAGGATATCAAAAAATTCGAAAATAATAACCTGGCCATTCAGGAATTACTAAAAGGCGGAGCTTCGGCTGTCGTAGCTGATAATACGGTTGTTGAAGAATATGTGAAAAATAACCCCGATCAAAAACTGAAAGTCGTTGAAGATAGCAAAAGTTTCAATGAGGAGTTTTATGGTCTTATGTTCCCAAAAGGCAGTGAATTGAAATCGGAGTTCGATAAAGCCGTGAATGCAATTTATGAGAATGGGAAATATGCAGAAATTTATAAAGAGTGGTTTGGTACTGATCCAGATATTGAAACGTTGAAAGCACAACAATAA